A section of the Devosia rhizoryzae genome encodes:
- a CDS encoding sulfite exporter TauE/SafE family protein: MVLEPLQYLLGTLSGGLVGFTLGLFGGGGSILAVPLMVYVVGVPVAHMAIGTSAFAVAANAAANLVFHARRGNVIWRCALMYTAAGIAGAFAGSTLGKAMDGQKLLFLFSVLMLVVGVLMFRGRRNLGAPGATCNREKAPKVVAYGGLTGLFSGFFGIGGGFLIVPGLVASTGMPILNAIGSSLVAVTAFGLTTAVSYALSGFVDWPLAAVFVGGGALGGLIGARVAGALATRKGLLNMAFAALVIGVGFYISVQTIGSFAA; encoded by the coding sequence ATGGTTCTCGAGCCTTTGCAATATCTGCTCGGCACCCTGTCCGGCGGTCTGGTGGGATTTACCCTGGGCCTGTTCGGCGGCGGCGGCTCCATCCTTGCCGTGCCGCTCATGGTCTATGTCGTGGGTGTTCCGGTCGCCCATATGGCCATTGGAACGAGCGCTTTTGCTGTTGCGGCCAATGCTGCCGCCAATCTGGTTTTTCATGCCCGAAGGGGCAATGTGATCTGGCGATGTGCCCTGATGTACACCGCCGCAGGGATTGCGGGCGCCTTTGCCGGGTCGACGCTGGGCAAGGCGATGGACGGGCAAAAACTTCTGTTCCTGTTTTCCGTTCTCATGCTGGTCGTGGGGGTGTTGATGTTCAGAGGGCGTCGCAACCTTGGCGCCCCGGGCGCAACCTGCAATCGGGAGAAAGCGCCAAAGGTTGTCGCCTATGGTGGGCTGACTGGATTGTTTTCAGGGTTCTTTGGTATCGGCGGCGGCTTTCTGATCGTGCCGGGCCTGGTCGCCTCTACCGGAATGCCGATCCTGAATGCGATCGGCTCCTCATTGGTCGCCGTGACCGCCTTTGGGCTCACAACGGCGGTCAGCTATGCATTGTCCGGGTTTGTCGACTGGCCGCTGGCTGCAGTCTTTGTTGGGGGTGGTGCGCTCGGTGGCCTGATCGGCGCGCGGGTGGCGGGTGCCCTTGCCACGCGAAAAGGGCTGCTTAACATGGCGTTTGCCGCACTCGTCATTGGTGTCGGCTTTTACATCTCGGTCCAGACCATTGGCAGCTTTGCTGCATAG
- a CDS encoding substrate-binding domain-containing protein, which produces MRLHAALIASMSIIVPATAQDAPRNAQDGVITLYGAGGPDTAFQKVADAWQAQGGAEVKIVAGPEKTWSEQAMADADILWGTSEQTMTAYLETYTMFDSADVTPIYIRPAVIAITAGNPKGIENFEDLLADGIKIVVTEGAGVANTSGTGVWEDIAGRLGNLEDVAAFRANIVAFENGSGASFDAFKELDADAWITWPNWPVTNPDVLEAVELAPERSIWRDVNVAMAPDADPEAAEFLDFLVSAEAQELMATEGWTR; this is translated from the coding sequence ATGCGACTGCACGCCGCGCTCATAGCATCAATGTCGATTATCGTGCCTGCCACGGCTCAAGACGCCCCGCGTAATGCCCAGGATGGCGTTATCACTCTCTATGGGGCCGGAGGGCCAGATACCGCATTCCAGAAGGTGGCCGATGCTTGGCAGGCCCAGGGTGGCGCAGAGGTCAAGATCGTAGCTGGGCCGGAGAAGACATGGTCCGAACAGGCGATGGCCGATGCAGACATTTTGTGGGGCACGTCCGAGCAGACCATGACCGCCTATCTCGAAACTTATACCATGTTCGACAGCGCCGATGTGACGCCCATCTACATTCGGCCTGCCGTCATCGCGATCACGGCGGGTAATCCCAAGGGCATAGAAAACTTCGAAGACCTTTTGGCTGACGGGATCAAGATCGTTGTGACCGAAGGCGCCGGCGTGGCCAACACGTCTGGCACGGGCGTTTGGGAGGATATTGCGGGTCGCCTCGGCAACCTTGAAGATGTCGCCGCATTCCGAGCCAACATTGTCGCGTTCGAGAACGGCTCCGGCGCCAGCTTCGATGCCTTCAAGGAACTCGACGCAGATGCGTGGATCACCTGGCCCAATTGGCCAGTCACCAATCCCGACGTCCTGGAAGCCGTTGAGCTCGCGCCTGAGCGTTCAATCTGGCGCGACGTTAATGTCGCCATGGCGCCGGATGCCGACCCTGAGGCCGCTGAGTTTTTAGATTTTCTGGTATCGGCTGAAGCTCAGGAGCTCATGGCCACCGAGGGTTGGACCCGCTGA
- a CDS encoding class I SAM-dependent methyltransferase: MDLSAAALEMTRTHLGSLADQVDWIVADAGDWTPSKKYAVWHDRAAFHFLTEPAQRQGYMDRLRAAIDPGGHVIIGTFALDGPEKCSGLPVARHDADSLTDTLGDDFKLIDTRWHDHLTPWSTSQKFQFSTFVRRPSAP, encoded by the coding sequence TTGGATCTTTCAGCCGCAGCTCTGGAAATGACGAGAACGCACCTTGGTTCGTTGGCAGACCAAGTTGACTGGATTGTTGCTGATGCCGGCGATTGGACGCCGTCCAAGAAATATGCCGTTTGGCATGACCGCGCCGCCTTCCACTTCCTGACCGAGCCAGCCCAGCGGCAGGGCTACATGGATCGTCTGAGGGCCGCAATTGACCCTGGCGGGCACGTTATCATCGGCACATTCGCACTGGATGGTCCAGAAAAATGCAGCGGCCTTCCCGTAGCGCGACATGATGCCGATAGCCTTACTGATACGCTCGGCGACGATTTCAAGCTGATCGATACCCGCTGGCACGATCACCTGACACCGTGGTCAACAAGCCAAAAGTTTCAGTTCAGCACCTTTGTTCGCCGACCGTCGGCACCGTAG
- a CDS encoding MBL fold metallo-hydrolase, which yields MSDQPIPFSPDLTLVPEVLPFFDEQTNTISYIVKDPHSDACAVIDSVLDFDYASGQITYDGADRIVSHVRDNGWTLEWLIETHVHADHLSAAPYIKAQLGGQLGIGEHIRTVQDTFGKVFNEGTAFQRDGSQFDRLFRDGDSYSIGSMTAHTLFTPGHTPADMVHVIGNAAFVGDTLFMPDGGSARADFPGGDARTLYRSIQRVLSLSSEMRLFMCHDYGPNGRNIQWETTVGEQRAHNIHVGHGTSEDEFVRMREERDSKLAMPKLIIPSLQVNMRAGGLPPAEDNGQTYLKVPINGLVGPKD from the coding sequence ATGTCCGACCAGCCCATCCCGTTTTCACCTGACTTGACCCTCGTCCCCGAGGTCCTCCCTTTCTTTGACGAGCAAACCAATACCATCAGCTATATCGTCAAAGATCCGCATTCTGACGCCTGCGCGGTGATCGATTCCGTACTCGATTTCGACTATGCGTCCGGTCAAATCACCTATGACGGTGCCGACAGAATTGTCAGTCATGTTCGTGACAATGGCTGGACCCTGGAGTGGCTGATCGAAACGCATGTGCATGCCGATCACCTCTCGGCCGCCCCCTATATCAAGGCACAATTGGGTGGTCAGTTGGGCATAGGCGAGCATATTCGCACCGTGCAGGATACGTTCGGTAAGGTCTTTAACGAAGGCACCGCGTTCCAGCGCGACGGTTCCCAATTCGACCGACTGTTTCGGGATGGAGACAGCTACTCTATCGGCTCGATGACGGCCCACACCTTGTTCACACCCGGGCACACCCCGGCCGATATGGTGCATGTCATCGGCAATGCCGCCTTTGTGGGGGACACTCTGTTCATGCCCGATGGCGGCTCGGCCCGCGCCGATTTTCCTGGCGGCGATGCGCGCACCCTCTACCGATCGATCCAGCGCGTCTTGAGCCTGTCCTCTGAGATGCGCCTGTTCATGTGCCATGACTACGGGCCCAATGGCCGCAACATCCAGTGGGAAACGACCGTTGGCGAACAACGCGCTCATAACATCCACGTCGGTCACGGGACTTCCGAGGATGAGTTCGTGCGTATGCGCGAGGAGCGCGACAGCAAGCTCGCAATGCCCAAGCTGATCATTCCATCCCTGCAGGTGAATATGCGTGCGGGCGGGCTGCCGCCGGCAGAGGACAATGGTCAGACCTATTTGAAAGTGCCGATCAACGGGCTTGTTGGCCCAAAGGATTAG
- a CDS encoding YeeE/YedE family protein, with translation MITTFTALETLLGGSLIGIAAVALMSLHGRIAGMTGILTGLLMPNGNWDWRLAFLAGAIAAAALFFWLSGVDVALQADLPAWAIGMGGLLVGIGVTFGGGCTSGHGV, from the coding sequence ATGATCACCACATTCACAGCCCTGGAAACGCTGCTCGGCGGTTCGTTGATCGGTATTGCCGCTGTGGCCCTGATGTCCCTGCACGGCCGGATCGCTGGCATGACAGGCATCTTGACGGGCCTCCTTATGCCCAATGGCAACTGGGATTGGCGACTGGCGTTCCTTGCCGGCGCAATCGCTGCGGCTGCGCTGTTTTTTTGGCTCAGTGGCGTGGACGTAGCGTTGCAAGCTGACTTGCCTGCATGGGCCATTGGTATGGGAGGATTGCTGGTCGGCATCGGCGTCACTTTCGGTGGCGGATGTACCTCGGGTCACGGGGTCTGA
- a CDS encoding YeeE/YedE family protein has protein sequence MVRIVSAAMIGLVFGTGIVISGMANPAKVLNFFDVFGTWDPSLALVMASALAVTLAGYLFVFRRLAPLFGSQFHLPTKRDLDLPLIAGSAVFGIGWGIAGFCPGGAIPALGLGHTQPVLFVVTMTGGILVASWLKTVSTRRQSIA, from the coding sequence ATGGTCCGGATCGTCTCTGCGGCCATGATCGGCCTGGTCTTTGGAACCGGTATTGTCATTTCAGGCATGGCCAATCCTGCCAAGGTCCTGAACTTTTTCGACGTGTTTGGTACATGGGATCCAAGCCTCGCGCTCGTCATGGCATCGGCATTGGCAGTGACACTGGCCGGATACCTATTTGTCTTCCGACGCCTTGCACCCCTCTTCGGGAGCCAGTTTCACTTGCCGACCAAGCGTGATCTCGACCTTCCCCTGATCGCAGGTTCTGCGGTGTTCGGCATCGGCTGGGGCATTGCCGGGTTCTGCCCCGGGGGCGCCATACCAGCCCTCGGCCTCGGTCATACGCAACCAGTGCTGTTTGTTGTCACCATGACGGGCGGCATTCTGGTGGCCAGTTGGCTGAAGACGGTATCAACCCGTCGCCAATCTATTGCCTGA
- a CDS encoding ArsR/SmtB family transcription factor, translated as MNIADLEPQAEEAAKLLGAMANPRRLLILCNLLEQELNVSELSRIVGLEQSPLSQHLSKLRALGLVKTRRDGQTIFYRLASEPVTQVLTTLYKVFCEPVTQKPETGN; from the coding sequence ATGAACATAGCTGACCTCGAACCCCAGGCTGAAGAAGCGGCGAAGCTCCTCGGCGCCATGGCAAATCCGCGACGCCTTTTGATCCTGTGCAATCTCCTGGAACAGGAGCTCAATGTCAGCGAGCTTTCGCGCATCGTGGGACTGGAGCAGTCACCGCTATCGCAGCACCTCTCCAAGCTTCGTGCTCTGGGTCTGGTCAAAACGCGGCGCGATGGCCAAACGATCTTTTATCGACTGGCTTCCGAACCGGTCACCCAAGTGCTCACAACGCTCTACAAGGTCTTTTGCGAGCCAGTTACACAAAAGCCGGAGACGGGAAACTGA
- a CDS encoding uracil-DNA glycosylase yields the protein METTLDGEANVLPRLALLTAPHMAALEAFRENLERDGRSVPHFDPFDGGVEAELLILLETPGPSTSPVRFVSIDNPTGTAANLRRFLTAAGIVRTRIILWNIVPWLSPRRQRPTVPDIKAGVAQSLDLLENLPRLRAIVPAGRTANALTPFVLGRFPIFPIGHPSPTSTRRPISPPE from the coding sequence TTGGAAACCACTTTGGATGGCGAGGCGAATGTGTTGCCTCGTCTTGCGCTCCTGACGGCACCTCACATGGCGGCTCTTGAAGCGTTTCGCGAAAATCTGGAGCGCGATGGACGAAGCGTGCCCCACTTCGACCCTTTCGATGGCGGCGTTGAAGCAGAACTCCTGATCCTGCTCGAAACACCCGGACCCAGCACTTCCCCAGTGCGTTTCGTTTCCATCGACAATCCTACCGGCACGGCTGCCAATTTGCGTCGGTTCCTGACGGCGGCGGGCATTGTCCGTACCCGCATCATTCTCTGGAATATCGTGCCTTGGCTATCGCCCAGACGACAACGGCCTACGGTACCGGATATCAAAGCAGGCGTAGCCCAGAGCCTCGATCTGCTCGAAAACCTCCCCAGACTGCGCGCTATCGTGCCGGCCGGTAGAACCGCGAATGCTTTGACCCCCTTTGTCTTGGGGCGCTTTCCTATCTTCCCAATCGGGCATCCCAGCCCCACGTCAACACGGCGCCCGATATCGCCGCCGGAATGA
- a CDS encoding LysR family transcriptional regulator — MTLEQLRIFIAVAEREHITRAAEALHMTQSAVSSAISALESRHAITLFDRVGRAIILNETGRTFLPEAKAVLDRAKAAEAALDDLSGLRRGTLSVMASQTIASYWLPEHLAQYRREYPYIDVDVRFANTDQVADAVDSGEAEVGLVEGVVNRATLSAQVFAQDEMVVVISPAHSWAKATPPILTDVDWIVREEGSGTRAMFNDLTKDVSVKVALMLPGNEAVLGAVEAGLGAALVSLSVARSRIASGSLVVVDGFARQRSFFILHHKERFRTRAANALIDLAVNR; from the coding sequence TTGACCCTCGAACAACTTCGCATCTTCATCGCCGTGGCCGAGCGCGAACACATTACCCGCGCCGCTGAAGCGCTGCACATGACCCAGTCTGCGGTCAGTTCTGCGATATCGGCTCTGGAAAGCCGCCACGCCATTACGCTGTTCGATCGCGTGGGCAGGGCCATCATCCTCAACGAAACCGGACGCACATTTCTGCCCGAAGCCAAAGCTGTGCTCGATCGTGCAAAGGCCGCGGAAGCAGCGCTGGACGACCTGTCTGGTCTCAGACGTGGGACATTGTCAGTCATGGCCAGTCAGACCATTGCGAGCTACTGGCTGCCCGAGCATCTCGCACAATACCGACGAGAGTATCCCTATATCGATGTAGATGTCCGCTTTGCCAATACCGATCAGGTTGCCGATGCCGTCGACAGTGGTGAAGCCGAAGTTGGGCTGGTAGAGGGTGTCGTCAATCGGGCAACCTTGAGTGCCCAAGTTTTTGCCCAGGATGAGATGGTCGTCGTCATCTCCCCGGCTCACTCTTGGGCAAAAGCAACACCGCCCATTCTGACGGACGTCGACTGGATCGTCCGCGAAGAAGGCTCGGGAACGCGGGCCATGTTTAATGACCTGACGAAGGATGTCTCGGTCAAAGTCGCGCTGATGCTGCCAGGCAACGAAGCCGTGTTGGGCGCGGTTGAAGCTGGGCTTGGTGCCGCGCTGGTCTCTCTGTCGGTAGCCCGGTCGCGCATTGCTTCCGGGTCGCTGGTCGTCGTGGACGGCTTTGCCAGACAGCGCAGCTTTTTCATCCTGCACCACAAGGAGCGCTTCCGCACGCGTGCGGCAAATGCCCTGATTGACCTGGCAGTAAATCGATAG
- a CDS encoding sigma-70 family RNA polymerase sigma factor, with amino-acid sequence MQSMDDRLEAEIPALRRYAFALLRDHAAADDLVQDCLERAMSRWHLKRPDGQLRAWLFTIMRNMHISDLRRQRRRGWHDDIDDVTVPGTRAGQEDGLAVRDILDALDRLPEEQKSLLLLVGVEEMTYDTAAKVLGIPVGTVMSRLSRGRDRLRAMLDGRPAPGLRRVK; translated from the coding sequence ATGCAATCCATGGATGACCGCCTTGAAGCAGAAATACCGGCCTTGCGCCGGTATGCGTTCGCCTTGCTGCGCGACCATGCCGCCGCGGACGACTTGGTGCAGGACTGTCTGGAGCGCGCGATGTCGCGCTGGCATCTAAAGCGCCCTGATGGGCAATTGCGTGCCTGGCTTTTTACCATCATGCGCAACATGCACATATCCGACCTGCGGCGGCAACGTCGCCGTGGCTGGCATGATGACATCGACGACGTCACCGTGCCCGGGACCCGGGCCGGACAGGAAGATGGGCTTGCCGTTCGTGATATCCTTGATGCGCTTGACCGACTGCCCGAAGAGCAGAAGTCGCTGCTGCTGCTCGTCGGCGTTGAAGAAATGACCTATGACACTGCCGCCAAGGTCCTTGGAATTCCCGTGGGCACAGTCATGTCGCGTCTTTCCAGAGGACGCGATCGTTTGCGCGCTATGCTTGACGGCCGGCCGGCGCCAGGCTTGAGAAGGGTCAAGTGA
- a CDS encoding CHRD domain-containing protein produces MKMLSYAAIVAGGIALMSATPAFAEMVKYKADLTAGEEVPATDSTATGMSDITYDTETMKLTWSVSYEGLTGDATAAHFHGPAAVGENAKPVVPIDGPLASPIEGEATLTEAQAADLDAGMWYFNVHTAKFPDGEIRGQVVKAGAM; encoded by the coding sequence ATGAAGATGCTTTCTTACGCCGCGATCGTGGCGGGCGGTATTGCGCTTATGAGCGCAACTCCAGCCTTCGCGGAAATGGTCAAGTACAAGGCCGATCTTACGGCTGGGGAGGAAGTCCCCGCAACCGATTCAACGGCAACTGGCATGTCGGACATTACCTACGATACCGAGACCATGAAGCTCACCTGGTCGGTCAGCTATGAAGGCCTGACGGGTGATGCAACCGCCGCCCACTTCCACGGACCAGCGGCTGTTGGCGAAAATGCGAAGCCCGTAGTGCCGATCGACGGTCCGCTGGCCAGTCCGATTGAGGGCGAGGCTACTCTGACCGAGGCGCAGGCCGCCGATCTTGACGCCGGCATGTGGTACTTCAATGTGCACACCGCAAAATTCCCCGATGGTGAAATTCGTGGTCAGGTCGTTAAAGCCGGCGCGATGTAA
- a CDS encoding TIGR01244 family sulfur transferase has translation MTIQKIDEHFSQSPQILAEDMKSISEAGFKGIVCARPDNEDSGQPSFKDIAEAASRFDLKAFHIPISGRATEDQIDQFRQAIANTAGPVLGYCRSGARAGNLYSASR, from the coding sequence ATGACCATTCAGAAGATCGACGAGCATTTTTCGCAAAGCCCACAGATCCTGGCCGAGGATATGAAATCCATCTCGGAAGCCGGCTTCAAGGGGATTGTCTGTGCGCGCCCAGACAATGAGGATTCTGGCCAGCCGTCTTTCAAGGACATTGCTGAAGCGGCAAGCCGTTTTGACCTAAAGGCCTTCCATATCCCGATCTCTGGTCGCGCCACCGAGGACCAGATCGACCAGTTCAGGCAGGCCATAGCCAATACGGCTGGCCCGGTTCTCGGCTATTGCCGCTCCGGTGCGCGCGCTGGCAATCTCTATTCCGCATCGCGCTGA
- a CDS encoding MBL fold metallo-hydrolase: MAIHLSKFVHSCLLLEKAGTRVLFDPGKFSFNEDRVRLADFGRLDWIVITHTHPDHLDVDAVGQLVASQNLRVLGNVEVAATLGSKGIKVQVATDGQPVDAGEISLLPIAVPHQPILEEQIPQVTAFLIDDRILHVADSFDERLHQWKGLDALIVPIMAPFLTETEVYEFVRMLSPKSVVPVHDGYARDFFVDTRHATFDQWFRKAGIVFHSLKNPGDTVTL, encoded by the coding sequence GTGGCAATCCATCTTTCCAAATTTGTCCACTCCTGCCTCCTCCTGGAGAAGGCTGGGACAAGAGTGCTGTTTGATCCGGGCAAGTTCTCGTTCAACGAGGATAGGGTCAGGCTAGCCGATTTTGGGCGCTTGGACTGGATCGTCATAACGCATACCCATCCCGACCATCTTGATGTCGATGCGGTTGGACAGCTCGTCGCCAGTCAAAATCTGCGCGTGCTCGGCAACGTTGAGGTAGCGGCAACGCTTGGATCAAAGGGCATAAAGGTCCAAGTGGCCACGGACGGTCAGCCGGTCGATGCAGGTGAAATCAGCTTGCTTCCGATCGCAGTCCCCCACCAGCCAATCCTTGAAGAACAAATCCCTCAAGTCACCGCATTTCTGATCGATGATCGAATATTGCATGTCGCTGATAGCTTCGATGAGCGACTACATCAATGGAAGGGGCTTGACGCTTTGATAGTGCCGATCATGGCGCCTTTCCTGACAGAAACTGAAGTTTACGAGTTCGTCCGCATGCTCTCACCAAAATCGGTGGTTCCGGTTCATGATGGATACGCACGCGACTTCTTTGTCGATACGCGTCACGCAACGTTCGACCAATGGTTTCGCAAAGCCGGGATCGTGTTTCATTCTCTCAAGAATCCCGGCGATACGGTGACGTTGTAG
- a CDS encoding anti-sigma factor family protein, translated as MPIGEDDLQAYIDGRLDADRLTVVEAYIAANPSERAKLDAMRADVSDLRNRLAAKADEPIPAHLRISAIRQRAAGKRQTAFRQAAAAVVLIGAGALGGWLIKPDLATRQPAPLLVASTATDAYRTFVVEVVHPVEVGADDEAHLIKWLSNRTGVELQPPDLSSFGYTLLGGRVLPGGSAAAAQLMYETPAGERLTVFLRPGATGQTGFTFEQEGEVSNFVWVDRGFDFAVTAKLDRAALLPIATAIYQDLI; from the coding sequence ATGCCGATCGGGGAAGATGATCTTCAGGCCTACATCGATGGCCGTCTTGATGCTGATAGGCTCACTGTCGTCGAGGCCTATATCGCGGCCAACCCTTCGGAGCGCGCCAAACTCGATGCCATGCGCGCGGATGTTTCGGATTTGCGCAACAGGCTTGCAGCAAAAGCCGACGAACCCATTCCCGCCCATTTGCGTATCAGCGCCATTCGGCAGCGAGCGGCGGGAAAGCGCCAAACAGCCTTCCGTCAAGCCGCTGCCGCCGTCGTGCTTATTGGGGCGGGCGCCTTGGGCGGCTGGCTGATCAAACCTGATCTGGCCACTCGACAGCCGGCTCCCCTCCTGGTGGCGTCAACCGCCACCGATGCCTATCGGACTTTTGTAGTCGAAGTCGTCCATCCGGTGGAAGTCGGCGCCGACGACGAGGCTCACCTGATCAAATGGCTGTCCAATCGCACGGGTGTGGAGCTGCAACCGCCGGACCTGTCTTCTTTTGGCTATACGCTTCTTGGTGGACGCGTTTTGCCAGGCGGTTCGGCTGCCGCAGCGCAATTGATGTACGAGACCCCAGCCGGGGAACGTCTGACGGTATTCCTGCGACCCGGCGCGACGGGTCAAACCGGCTTCACTTTCGAGCAGGAAGGTGAAGTTTCCAATTTCGTATGGGTCGACCGGGGTTTCGATTTCGCCGTTACGGCAAAGCTCGACCGAGCCGCATTACTGCCCATTGCAACTGCCATCTACCAAGATCTGATATAA
- a CDS encoding TDT family transporter gives MTMDTLANRPRLLAALDHPSEVIRQFTPNWFAATMGTGILAIGLGQFPDIAVLHQAGQALWLFNIGLFLLFSVAYAARWIVYFDGARRILDHSSMSMFLGCIPMGLATIINGFLLFGIPSLGDAAVQIAETLWWIDAAIALVVGLGVPFLMFTRHAHAMEQMTAIWLLPFVACEVAAASGGLLLPHVGDGAAQLTILLTSYVLWACSVPLAMSIIVILVLRMAIHKLPHVSMAASSWLALGPIATGALGMMLLAQNGPAVLAANGLGDYAAAIGGTSLLTGVLFWGYGVWWTAMAAMITIRYFRSHVPFNLGWWGYTFPLGVYAVATLRLESIFPIDALHILGCVLVASLAVVWTVVMVRTFAGAWAGRLFMAPCLADEKASG, from the coding sequence ATGACCATGGACACCTTAGCCAATCGCCCCCGCTTGCTGGCCGCTCTCGACCATCCAAGCGAAGTGATCCGTCAATTTACCCCGAACTGGTTTGCCGCCACCATGGGCACAGGTATCCTGGCGATTGGCCTTGGCCAGTTCCCCGATATCGCGGTCCTGCATCAGGCGGGCCAAGCTCTATGGCTATTCAACATCGGTCTGTTCCTGCTGTTCAGCGTGGCCTACGCGGCCCGTTGGATTGTTTACTTCGATGGTGCCCGGCGCATTCTCGATCATTCGAGCATGTCGATGTTTCTGGGCTGCATTCCAATGGGTCTTGCCACCATCATCAACGGCTTCCTGCTATTTGGAATACCGTCGTTGGGCGACGCCGCAGTACAGATTGCCGAGACGCTTTGGTGGATAGACGCAGCTATCGCCCTTGTGGTGGGCCTCGGTGTCCCGTTTCTGATGTTTACACGGCATGCGCATGCCATGGAGCAGATGACGGCTATCTGGTTACTGCCCTTTGTCGCCTGCGAGGTGGCTGCCGCCAGTGGAGGCCTGCTGCTGCCGCATGTCGGAGATGGCGCGGCACAACTCACCATTCTACTCACCAGCTATGTGCTATGGGCCTGCTCGGTGCCGCTCGCCATGAGCATTATCGTGATCCTTGTCCTCCGGATGGCGATCCACAAACTGCCGCATGTCAGTATGGCCGCCTCGAGCTGGTTGGCCCTTGGCCCCATAGCGACGGGCGCCCTTGGCATGATGCTACTTGCCCAGAACGGCCCGGCGGTTCTGGCTGCCAACGGGCTGGGTGACTATGCAGCGGCAATTGGCGGCACCAGCCTGCTTACAGGTGTGCTGTTCTGGGGTTATGGCGTGTGGTGGACGGCAATGGCCGCCATGATCACCATTCGGTATTTCCGCAGCCACGTCCCATTCAACTTGGGCTGGTGGGGCTATACCTTCCCCCTTGGCGTCTATGCCGTTGCCACACTGCGTCTCGAGAGCATCTTCCCTATCGACGCCCTCCACATCCTTGGCTGCGTGCTGGTCGCGAGCTTGGCAGTGGTCTGGACGGTGGTGATGGTCAGGACTTTCGCCGGTGCGTGGGCGGGTAGGCTTTTCATGGCACCCTGTCTTGCAGACGAGAAGGCGAGCGGCTGA
- a CDS encoding thioredoxin domain-containing protein translates to MASTLVGQVFSQDLLSPAGRPDRPAGSADAPVTLIEYSSPTCGHCVTYHRDVAPVIKADYVDTGKVRLLFRPFARNPVDAAIFMLAEAQPDANYDRVVDAFYQRHEELVSAPNVKAKLAEIAASVGIEQAAFEAILADEGAFTPIQALATQAIEDFGLEGTPTFFVNDEKIVGGISATDMSALIEAKLATN, encoded by the coding sequence TTGGCTTCAACCTTGGTTGGTCAGGTCTTTTCCCAAGACTTGCTGTCACCGGCTGGCCGACCAGATCGTCCCGCCGGTTCGGCGGATGCCCCGGTGACGCTGATCGAGTATTCCTCGCCGACATGTGGTCACTGCGTGACCTATCACCGCGACGTAGCGCCGGTCATCAAGGCTGATTATGTCGACACCGGCAAGGTGCGCCTGCTGTTCCGCCCCTTTGCACGCAATCCGGTCGACGCAGCCATTTTCATGCTGGCCGAGGCACAGCCGGATGCCAACTATGACCGTGTGGTCGACGCCTTCTACCAGCGTCACGAAGAGCTGGTTTCTGCCCCGAATGTAAAGGCTAAGCTTGCGGAGATTGCTGCATCTGTCGGCATTGAGCAGGCCGCGTTCGAAGCAATACTTGCCGACGAGGGCGCGTTCACCCCAATCCAGGCTCTCGCCACCCAGGCTATCGAGGACTTTGGGCTTGAAGGCACACCGACCTTCTTCGTCAACGACGAGAAGATTGTCGGCGGGATCTCTGCCACCGACATGTCGGCTCTGATCGAAGCCAAGCTCGCCACGAACTAA
- a CDS encoding nuclear transport factor 2 family protein, which produces MPRILSLATAAIIALSTASAALAGPALDMAQTRIDAIAKGDIDTVTGAYSADATLGWVGGPLDGTYNTPEAIAEVWTKFATAQGEQTVEMGDAWEATNPKGSTVAVNVTFKGAMTVPVLYVLTYRDGKLVDEIWQVNPPAQ; this is translated from the coding sequence ATGCCGCGCATTCTCTCACTTGCAACTGCCGCTATAATTGCCTTGTCGACCGCCAGCGCCGCCCTGGCTGGGCCGGCGCTAGACATGGCCCAGACCCGCATCGATGCCATTGCCAAGGGTGACATCGACACTGTCACCGGCGCCTACAGCGCCGACGCCACGCTGGGCTGGGTCGGCGGTCCGCTCGACGGCACCTATAACACTCCCGAGGCCATTGCCGAGGTTTGGACCAAATTTGCCACGGCACAGGGCGAGCAGACCGTTGAAATGGGCGATGCCTGGGAAGCGACAAATCCAAAGGGGTCGACCGTTGCGGTCAATGTAACCTTCAAGGGAGCCATGACGGTTCCCGTGCTTTATGTCCTGACCTATCGCGACGGTAAGCTGGTAGACGAGATTTGGCAGGTCAATCCGCCGGCACAATAA